Part of the Deltaproteobacteria bacterium genome is shown below.
GATCGATCATCCGCAAGGCTGGTATGACCGGCTGGAAGCGGAGCCGAACGTGGCGGCGTTTTCGCCGCAGTTCGTGGCGCAAGTGCTCGTGCGGCGCGGCGTGGCGACGCAAACGGGCCGGCTGATCGGCTGCGATCCGGAACGGCAAACACAGGTGACCAATTTCGCCGACTACATGATCGACGGCACGTTCGAAGCGATCGGTCGCAGCGGCAATCGGATTATCGTCGGGGAAATGTTGTTGCAACGACTCGGCGGACGGCTCGGCGAGACGCTGCTGGTGTCGGTCGGGAAGGGCGTGCCGGCGCCGTTCAAAGTCGTCGGCGTCTATCGTACCGGGATGCAGCAGATCGACGAAGTCGCGCTCTTCGGGAGCTTGAGCGACGTCCAGCAACTGCATCAGACGCCGAGCTACGTCAGCGACATCGCGGTGAAGCTCCATGACTACACCACGGCGCGCGCGTTGGCCGCGCAGTGGCAAGCGGCGAGCATCGACCGGGTGCAGAGTTGGGACGTGATCAATTCCGGGACGCTGTCGATCTTTCGCACCCAGAATTTCGTCCGTTCGTTAATGACCGGCTCGTTGCTGTTGGTTGCGGGTTTCGGCATTTACAACGTGCTGAACATGATGATCGCGCAGAAACGCGGCGAAATCGCGATCCTCCGCTCCATGGGTTACGAGGCCGGTGACGTGCGGCGCTTGTTCCTCTATCAAGGATTGGTGTTGGGGATCATCGGCGGGCTGGTCGGTCTTGTGATCGGCTATCTGGCGTGTTGCTACATCGCGACGATTGAAGTCGATCCGGGTCGGTTCAATCGCGGCGGCCGGATGCTCGTCTCATTCGATATTTGGATCTACGTCCGCGGGATCGTCCAGGCCGTGGTCGTCGCGATCTTCTCCAGCCTGTTTCCTGCGCGCTCGGCGGGACGGCTGTCCCCGGTGGAAATCCTGCGCGCGGAGGTGGGTTAATGGCGCTGCGCCTCCAACAGATCGAAAAGGTCTTAGGTGATCCACCGACCACGATCTTGCATGGGATTTCGCTCGAAATCCCGGCGGGAAGTTTTGTGACGATCACCGGCCGGTCGGGATCGGGCAAGACGTCGCTGATGTATCTGATGAGCACGCTGGATCGGCCGACGCGCGGCAGCGTGGTGATCGATGATCGCGACATGGCCACGCTCTCCGCGAGCGCACTGCACCAATTTCGCAATCAACAGATGGGATTCGTGTTTCAATTTCATCATCTGTTACCGGAGCTGACTGCATTGGAGAACGTGTTGCTCGCGCCGCGTAAGGCGGGACAACTTGCCGCGCAGCGCGACTGGGCCGTGGAACTCTTGGCCCGAGTCGAATTGGCCGACAAACAGGAGCGATTGCCGAATCAACTCTCGGGCGGCGAGCGCCAACGCGTCGCCATTGCGCGTGCGCTGGCAATGCGGCCACGCTTCGTGTTCGCCGACGAACCGACCGGCAACCTCGATTCGCAGAGCGGCGACTTAGTGATGCAGATTTTGCGCGACATCAATCGAGACCTCGGCACCACGGTCGTCTACGTCACCCACGATCCCGACTACGCCGCGCTCGCCGCCCGCCAGATCCATTTAGTCGACGGCCGCGTCGTCCCGATTTGAAGAGTGCCCGCCAGTGGGAGTGTTCATATAAGGCTAAAAAAGTCGTGACTTTTTTATTGGTATATGAA
Proteins encoded:
- a CDS encoding ABC transporter ATP-binding protein — protein: MALRLQQIEKVLGDPPTTILHGISLEIPAGSFVTITGRSGSGKTSLMYLMSTLDRPTRGSVVIDDRDMATLSASALHQFRNQQMGFVFQFHHLLPELTALENVLLAPRKAGQLAAQRDWAVELLARVELADKQERLPNQLSGGERQRVAIARALAMRPRFVFADEPTGNLDSQSGDLVMQILRDINRDLGTTVVYVTHDPDYAALAARQIHLVDGRVVPI
- a CDS encoding ABC transporter permease gives rise to the protein MWFLAVRYLCSRKRQSVLILIGILLGSGAFVTISGMMLGFQEFLIEQLVNNDAHIRISAREELITPDALQPLLFPERARVAWIVPPSGRRDYARIDHPQGWYDRLEAEPNVAAFSPQFVAQVLVRRGVATQTGRLIGCDPERQTQVTNFADYMIDGTFEAIGRSGNRIIVGEMLLQRLGGRLGETLLVSVGKGVPAPFKVVGVYRTGMQQIDEVALFGSLSDVQQLHQTPSYVSDIAVKLHDYTTARALAAQWQAASIDRVQSWDVINSGTLSIFRTQNFVRSLMTGSLLLVAGFGIYNVLNMMIAQKRGEIAILRSMGYEAGDVRRLFLYQGLVLGIIGGLVGLVIGYLACCYIATIEVDPGRFNRGGRMLVSFDIWIYVRGIVQAVVVAIFSSLFPARSAGRLSPVEILRAEVG